In a single window of the Nicotiana tomentosiformis chromosome 8, ASM39032v3, whole genome shotgun sequence genome:
- the LOC138897985 gene encoding uncharacterized protein produces the protein MGLNETYAQSRSQILMTVPSPSLNKAYNMLMQDESQRMKSNMITPCAQPLPNLDLNDPTALAAMQNNMFKKPNGLYCDYCNMKGHKRENCYKLVGANYLGHSDTSCSNSPAQPSTHYMPMPTFTPEQHQQILQLINKTVPSQEEVANMADISNCSNVSLSEGTEFIPWVVDTGATNHMVSSLNILLNLELITPNANKIHLPNGHVTSVTHVGSVLLFNDELTNVLYVPLFKYNLLSISKLTKQLQCCVDFYPDFCIFQDLCTSKVKGIGKEKDGLYLLQPTKKLSPVKAHVPCTPVFPFSASIKTIRSDNRLELCNSQCNTLFTSLGVVHQSSYVHTPQQNGVAERKYRHLLEMAMALRFQANAPLKFWIQAMKLEIEALTDNHTWYKARLVAKDFTQHEGLDYHGTFSPVVKIVTVRCVVSLAAQHNWPLYQMDVYNAFLQGYLFEEVYMSLPQGFSSQGRIRFASSSNHYMASNKQVGNGI, from the exons ATGGGCTTAAATGAGACTTATGCACAGTCACGCAGCCAGATTTTGATGACAGTTCCAAGTCCATCATTGAACAAAGCCTACAATATGCTCATGCAAGATGAAAGCCAACGAATGAAGTCAAATATGATAACACCGTGTGCTCAGCCATTACCAAACCTGGATTTGAATGATCCTACAGCTCTTGCTGCTATGCAGAACAACATGTTTAAGAAACCAAACGGATTATACTGTGATTATTGCAATATGAAAGGACATAAAAGGGAGAATTGCTACAAATTGGTTGG TGCCAATTACTTGGGGCACTCAGATACATCATGCTCCAATAGTCCTGCTCAGCCATCTACTCATTACATGCCAATGCCTACTTTCACTCCTGAACAACATCAACAGATCCTACAGCTGATCAATAAGACAGTACCCTCACAGGAAGAAGTTGCTAATATGGCAGATATATCTAATTGCTCTAATGTTAGTTTATCTGAAGGCACTGAATTCATTCCATGGGTGGTTGACACAGGGGCAACAAATCATATGGTTTCTAGCTTGAATATTTTGCTAAATCTTGAACTAATTACACCTAATGCCAACAAAATTCATTTACCAAATGGTCATGTGACCTCTGTTACACATGTTGGTTCAGTTTTACTGTTTAATGATGAACTAACAAATGTCCTCTATGTTcctcttttcaaatataatctttTGTCTATCTCAAAACTGACCAAACAACTGCAATGTTGTGTGGATTTTTATCCTGATTTCTGCATCTTCCAAGATCTTTGCACTAGCAAGGTGAAGGGGATTGGTAAGGAGAAGGATGGTCTATACTTACTTCAACCTACCAAGAAGCTATCACCTGTCAAAGCACATGTTCCCTGTACTCCAGTCTTCCCT TTTTCTGCTTCTATCAAGACCATTAGATCAGACAATAGACTTGAACTTTGCAATTCTCAATGTAACACTCTTTTTACTTCTCTTGGAGTGGTGCATCAAAGTTCATATGTTCATACCCCTCAACAGAATGGGGTAGCTGAGAGAAAATACAGGCACTTGCTTGAGATGGCAATGGCACTCAGGTTTCAAGCTAATGCACCTCTAAAGTTCTGGATTCAGGCTATGAAGCTTGAGATTGAGGCCCTCACTGACAATCATACATG GTATAAGGCCAGATTAGTGGCCAAAGACTTTACCCAACATGAGGGTCTGGATTACCATGGCACCTTCTCTCCTGTAGTGAAGATTGTGACTGTCAGATGTGTTGTGTCTTTGGCTGCTCAGCATAATTGGCCACTCTACCAGATGGATGTCTACAATGCCTTCCTTCAGGGATACTTGTTTGAGGAAGTCTACATGTCCTTGCCACAGGGATTTAGTAGCCAGGGGAGAATAAGGTTTGCAAGCTCCTCAAATCACTATATGGCCTCAAACAAGCAAGTAGGCAATGGAATTTGA
- the LOC104101244 gene encoding endoplasmin homolog: MRKWTIPSVLFLLCLLFLLPDQGRRIQANAEAESDAPVDPPKVEEKLGAVPHGLSTDSDVVKRESESMSRKTLRADAEKFEFQAEVSRLMDIIINSLYSNKDIFLRELISNASDALDKIRFLSLTDKEVLGEGDNTELEIQIKLDKEKKILSIRDRGIGMTKEDLIKNLGTIAKSGTSAFVEKMQTSGDLNLIGQFGVGFYSVYLVADYVEVISKHNDDKQYVWESKADGAFAISEDVWNEPLGRGTEIRLHLRDEAGEYLDEYKLKDLVKKYSEFINFPINLWASKEVEKEVPVDGDESSDEEETSETSPSEEEGDEDDSEKPEDEKKPKTKKVKETTYEWELLNDVKAIWLRNPKEVTEEEYTKFYHSLAKDFSDEKPFAWSHFNAEGDVEFKAVLFVPPKAPQDLYESYYNSKKSNLKLYVRRVFISDEFDELLPKYLSFLMGLVDSDTLPLNVSREMLQQHSSLKTIKKKLIRKALDMIRKIADEDPDESNDKDKKDVEESSADNEKKGQYTKFWNEFGKSVKLGIIEDATNRNRLAKLLRFETSKSDGKLTSLDQYISRMKAGQKDIFYITGASKEQLEKSPFLERLTKKNYEVIFFTDPVDEYLMQYLMDYEDNKFQNVSKEGLKLGKDSKAKELKESFKELTKWWKGALASDNVDDVKISNRLADTPCVVVTSKYGWSANMERIMQSQTLSDANKQAYMRGKRVLEINPRHPIIKELRDRVIKDPEDESVKQTAQLMYQTALLESGFLLNDPKDFASRIYSSVKSSLNVSPDATVEEEEDIEEPEAETDDKEAAAKDDSDAKDEL, from the exons ATGAGGAAGTGGACGATCCCTTCCGTTCTGTTTCTGTtatgtcttcttttccttcttccAGATCAAG GTCGGAGGATACAAGCAAATGCGGAAGCTGAATCTGACGCCCCTGTAGATCCGCCAAAGGTTGAGGAAAAGCTTGGTGCTGTTCCACATGGTTTATCCACTGATTCTGATGTCGTTAAAAG GGAATCGGAGTCTATGTCAAGGAAAACTCTCCGAGCTGATGCAGAGAAATTTGAGTTCCAAGCTGAGGTCTCTCGGCTTATGGACATCATTATCAACTCCCTTTACAGTAACAAGGACATCTTCTTGAGGGAGCTGATCTCGAATGCATCCGAT GCGCTGGACAAGATTAGGTTCCTGTCACTTACTGACAAGGAAGTACTTGGGGAAGGTGATAACACTGAGCTTGAGATCCAG ATTAAACTggataaagaaaagaaaattctTTCCATTCGTGACAGAGGTATAGGAATGACTAAGGAGGATTTAATAAAGAACTTGGGAACTATAGCTAAATCTGGAACTTCAG CCTTTGTTGAGAAGATGCAGACAAGTGGAGACCTTAATCTGATTGGACAATTTGGTGTTGGGTTTTACTCGGTCTATCTTGTAGCTGACTATGTTGAGGTCATCAGCAAGCATAACGATGACAAACA ATATGTCTGGGAGTCGAAGGCTGATGGGGCATTTGCCATTTCTGAGGATGTATGGAATGAACCTCTTGGTCGTGGAACCGAAATTAGATTGCACCTCAGAGATGAAGCAGGAGAATATTTGGACGAGTACAAACTGAAG GACCTGGTGAAGAAATACTCTGAATTCATCAACTTCCCTATAAATCTTTGGGCAAGCAAAGAGGTTGAGAAGGAGGTTCCTGTCGATGGAGACGAGTCAAGTGATGAAGAGGAAACAT CTGAAACCAGCCCTTCTGAAGAAGAAGGAGATGAAGATGATTCTGAGAAGCCAGAAGATGAGAAAAAGCCTAAAACTAAGAAAGTGAAGGAAACCACTTATGAGTGGGAGCTTTTGAATGATGTGAAAGCTATATGGCTTCGGAATCCAAAGGAGGTGACAGAGGAAGAGTATACGAAATTCTATCACTCACTTGCAAAG GACTTCAGTGATGAGAAGCCCTTTGCTTGGAGTCACTTTAATGCTGAAGGTGATGTTGAGTTCAAGGCTGTACTGTTTGTCCCTCCTAAGGCTCCTCAAGATTTATATGAAAGCTACTACAACTCCAAGAAATCCAACTTGAAGTTATATGTCAGACGGGTCTTTATCTCTGATGAATTTGACGAATTGCTGCCCAAGTACTTGAGTTTCCTAATG GGTCTTGTTGATTCTGACACCTTACCCCTCAATGTCTCAAGAGAAATGCTTCAGCAGCACAGCAGCTTGAAGACAATTAAGAAGAAACTCATCCGCAAGGCCCTTGACATGATACGCAAGATTGCTGATGAGGATCCTGATGAATCTAAcgacaaggataagaaag ATGTCGAAGAATCCAGTGCAGACAACGAGAAGAAAGGTCAATACACaaagttttggaatgaatttGGAAAGTCAGTAAAACTTGGTATCATAGAAGATGCAACTAACAGAAATCGCTTGGCTAAGCTCCTCCGATTTGAGAC CTCAAAATCAGATGGTAAACTAACTTCCCTAGATCAGTACATCTCAAGGATGAAGGCTGGACAGAAGGATATCTTCTATATAACTGGAGCTAGCAAAGAGCAGTTGGAGAAATCACCATTCCTTGAGAGGCTAACTAAGAAAAATTATGAG GTAATTTTCTTCACGGATCCCGTAGATGAATACCTGATGCAGTACCTTATGGACTATGAAGACAATAAGTTCCAAAATGTATCCAAAGAGGGCCTGAAACTGGGCAAGGATTCAAAAGCCAAAGAGCTCAAGGAGTCATTTAAGGAGCTAACCAAATGGTGGAAGGGTGCTCTTGCTAGTGACAATGTAGACGATGTCAAGATTAGTAACCGTTTGGCCGACACCCCTTGTGTAGTTGTGACATCGAAATACGGTTGGAGTGCCAATATGGAAAGAATCATGCAGTCACAAACTCTGTCAGATGCAAACAAGCAGGCGTATATGCGGGGGAAAAGGGTGCTTGAGATCAACCCTAGGCACCCAATTATCAAGGAGCTTCGGGATAGAGTAATCAAGGACCCTGAG GATGAGAGCGTGAAGCAAACGGCTCAGCTGATGTACCAGACAGCATTACTGGAGAGTGGTTTCCTGCTCAATGACCCAAAGGATTTTGCCTCCCGCATCTACAGCTCAGTTAAGAGCAGTTTAAATGTCAGCCCTGATGCAACAGTCGAGGAAGAAGAGGATATTGAGGAACCTGAAGCTGAAACTGATGACAAGGAAGCTGCTGCCAAAGATGATTCTGATGCGAAGGACGAATTATAG